The genomic interval GTCTTTAATCCGTTTCTGAACGGTGGGACTCCATAGTCCTCTCCAAGACTCAGTGGGACGACCACCAACGCAGGTGAGTATGGCACTGCGCTCGCTGTCTACATAGCGAACAGGTAGCGTCACCAAACCAGCAGAGGTCTGTCTCGGCAATACGCGGATGCCGAAGCTGCGGAGTTTCTTTTCGAGGCGGTTAAGTTGTTCGATAGGTGGCATAATGGAAGGGAAAGAGTAGATAGTTGGCGGATTGAAGTGCAAAATCGAATCCGTCAACTGTTTTCGCTCTAGCAGCGCTACCAGCGCTGACCTACCCATCCATGAGCGCAGACACCAAAAAGCTGTTGTTGTTGTTTGAGAAAAAGAGAAAAGAAAAAACAACAACAACAAACTATAATTAGAGAATTTACGCTAGATGAAGCTGAAAGTACCTAATAATTGGGATATGTCAGAACTTAGGAGCGTGTAGCTTTGCTCTGGTGGCAATAGCAGAAATATGTTGTTGTTGTTGTTTTGAGGAAAAATATTCCGAAAACAACAACAGACCTAAACCCGCGATTAACCCGAATAAATCCACATATTCGGGTTAATCAACTAGCTTTAAGGCTCGAATAGCATCAAGGTGATACTATCGTTGCCAAAGGCTTGAATAATGCTCGGTTTGACTTCAGACCACTTGAGTCCGCCCAACCCACAGCCCAATGGTGGGATAGCGATGTTTCGTGCTTTGATGGTGCGAGTAAATTGCACCAAATCAACTATTCCAAGCTCGATATCCTCCATTAAGGAGGTATCACGCCAGTGACGTTTAGTGGGGAAGTTGGCAATCCAGATGCC from Merismopedia glauca CCAP 1448/3 carries:
- a CDS encoding macro domain-containing protein; the protein is MPITQLIRGDLLAANAQILVNPVNCVGVMGKGLALQFKRTYPDNYTAYRQACDTGLVHPGKVFSYREANGIWIANFPTKRHWRDTSLMEDIELGIVDLVQFTRTIKARNIAIPPLGCGLGGLKWSEVKPSIIQAFGNDSITLMLFEP